In Pseudomonas sp. FP1742, the DNA window CGATCAACTCCGACTTCGTCATATTTTTCCCTTCTTTTTCAAGCAGCTAGATCAGCGCTTCAAAGGTTTTAGCACGCCCTGAGAAATTTGAACAGCCCGAGTTTTGACATATCTTCATCGGCAACGAGATGCCCGATTTCAGGGCAGCGGAACACTGATGAATTCACTCACCTGCATATGACCAGCATGGTGCGTGTCAGATAACCCGCGGGATTGAAGCCGAAAGGGAACACATCTTCTTCCTTGGCGTCGTCGGACCTTACGATGACTTTGTAGCCCGCCCCCTTACACTCCTTGGCCGCTCGCTTGTGACACCTCTCCCACCCCGAGCCCAACCCGGAGCAATCGACCTCTATGCCACTGACCCCACGCACCGCGTGAGTCTTGGCGCTGGTGGTACAACCTGCCAATGCCAGTACTGCCATCACGACAATGAGCTTGTTCATTCACTTCCTTATGCCGGATGCACAACCCGGCGGTCGTTCACTTCAGACTAAGCCTAGCCTTGAATAGACGATTGACCTGTATGAAGCTACAGACAACTTATGTAGATCATTGGTTTCACGAAAGAAATATTGCAGCGTCCGCACGCTTGGGATTCACCAAATCGCAGGCACAAAAAAGGGCGACCGAAGTCGCCCTTTTTCTATGGTCTGACAGAACTCAGTTCTGTTTGGCCATTGCTTGACGCAGCAGTGCCGCCATAGTGGTGTCACTTGCCTCACCTTCCGGAGCAGTTTTCAGGCTCTGGATGGCTTCTTTCTCTTCAGCGTCGTCTTTCGACTTGATGGAGAGCTGGATTACGCGGCTCTTACGATCAACGCTGATGATCTTGGCTTCTACTTCCTGGCCTTCTTTCAGAACGTTGCGCGCGTCTTCAACGCGGTCACGGCTGATTTCGGAGGCTTTCAGAGTCGCTTCGATATCGTCGGCCAGAGTGATGATGGCGCCTTTGGCGTCAACTTCTTTCACGATGCCTTTAACGATGGCGCCTTTGTCGTTCTCTTGAACGTACTCGGAGAACGGATCGCTTTCCAGCTGCTTGATACCCAGGGAGATGCGCTCGCGCTCTGGGTCAACCGACAGGATAACGGTGTCCAGTTCGTCGCCTTTCTTGAAGCGGCGAACGGCTTCTTCGCCCACTTCGTTCCAGGAGATGTCGGACAGGTGAACCAGACCGTCGATGCCGCCGTCCAGACCAATGAAGATACCGAAATCGGTGATCGACTTGATGGTGCCGGAGATTTTATCGCCCTTGTTGAACTGGCCAGAGAAATCTTCCCATGGGTTGGATTTGCACTGTTTGATGCCGAGGGAGATACGACGACGCTCTTCGTCGATGTCCAGAACCATGACTTCCACTTCGTCGCCGACTTGTACGACTTTCGAAGGGTGGATGTTCTTGTTGGTCCAGTCCATTTCGGAAACGTGTACCAGACCTTCAACGCCTTCTTCCAGCTCAGCGAAGCAGCCGTAGTCGGTCAGGTTGGTTACGCGAGCGGTAACACGAGTGCCTTCTGGGTAACGGGCTTTGATAGCAACCCATGGATCTTCGCCCAGTTGCTTCAGGCCCAGGGAAACACGATTGCGCTCGCGATCGTACTTCAGAACCTTGACATCGATCTCGTCGCCAACGTTGACGATTTCGGAAGGATGCTTGATACGTTTCCAAGCCATGTCGGTAATGTGCAGCAGGCCATCGACGCCACCCAGATCGACGAATGCGCCGTAATCGGTGAGGTTCTTGACGATACCTTTGACTTGTTGGCCTTCCTGCAGGGATTCCAGCAGAGCTTCACGCTCAGCGGAGTTCTCGGCTTCGAGGACGCTACGACGGGAAACGACAACGTTGTTGCGCTTCTGGTCAAGCTTGATGACCTTGAATTCCAGTTCTTTGCCTTCCAGGTGCGTGGTATCGCGCACTGGACGGACGTCAACCAGAGAACCTGGCAGGAACGCACGGATGCCGTTAACGTCGACAGTGAAGCCGCCTTTAACCTTACCGTTGATAACGCCCTTGACCACTTCTTCGGCTGCGAAGGCTGCTTCCAGAACAATCCAGCATTCAGCGCGCTTGGCTTTTTCACGGGACAGCTTGGTTTCACCAAAGCCGTCTTCAACCGAGTCCAGAGCAACGTGAACTTCGTCACCGACGTTGATGTTCAGCTCGCCAGCATCGTTGTAGAACTGCTCAAGCGGGATGAGTGCTTCAGACTTCAGGCCAGCGTGAACGGTTACCCAGCGAGCCTGGTAATCGATATCAACGATAACACCGGTGATGATGGAGCCTGCCTGAAGGTTCAGGGTTTTTAGGCTTTCTTCAAAGAGTTCCGCAAAGCTTTCGCTCATTTTAATTCCTGTTGAATAAGGGCGAAGGATACGCCCATCTCCACATCCCAGACGATGTGGGTTACGTTCATTTAAAGAAACGACACAGGACTATGACTGGTCCCCTGGGTCGTTTCTTGGTCACCCGGCGATATCGCGAATGGCGATCTCGCTCATGATGCGTTCCAGCACCTGATCGATGGACAATTCCGTGGAATCCAGCTGTATGGCGTCAGCCGCCGGTTTGAGCGGGGCTACCGCTCGCTGGGTGTCACGCTCATCGCGCGCACGTATCTCATCTAGCAGACTCGACAGACTAACACCATCGACTTTGCCCTTCAACTGCAAGTATCGACGGCGCGCACGCTCCTCCGCACTGGCCGTGAGGAAAATCTTCAATGGCGCATCGGGAAATACCACCGTGCCCATGTCACGACCATCGGCCACCAGACCCGGCAATTCCTGAAAGGCGCGCTGGCGCTGCAACAATGCCTCGCGAACGGCGGGCAATGCAGCAACCTGCGAGGCACCCGAGCCGACGCTTTCGGTGCGGATCACATCGCTGACTTCATCACCCTCCAGAATAATGCGCTGCAGCTGACCGTCGGTCGCCGCGATGAATTGCACATCCAGATGAGCGGCGAGCTTCTTGAGCAGCTCCTCATTGGTCAGATCGACGCCATGGTTATACGCCGCGAACGCCAGCAATCGATACAGCGCACCGGAGTCCAACAGATTCCAGCCCAGACGCTTGGCCAGTATCCCGGCTACAGTGCCTTTGCCAGAGCCACTTGGCCCATCAATGGTGATGACCGGTGCAATGATTTTCACGACTGCGCCTCTTGTGCAACACGGATACCGACCTGCGCGCACAGCGCGAGGAAGTTCGGGAACGAGGTCGCGACGTTGGCGCAATCATGGATGCGGATCGGCGCAGTGGCGCACAGTGAAGCCACGCTGAAGGCCATGGCAATCCGGTGATCGCCGTGACCGTGCACTTCGCCGCCGCCGATCTGGCCGCCGTCGATGATGAGGCCGTCCGGAGTGGGCTCGCACTTGACGCCCAGCGCCAGCAGACCGTCCGCCATGACCTGGATCCGGTCCGATTCCTTCACGCGCAGCTCTTCGGCGCCGCGCAGCACAGTACGACCTTCGGCACAGGCAGCAGCCACGAACAGCACCGGAAACTCGTCGATGGCCAACGGAACCAGCGCTTCGGGAATCTCGATACCTTTGAGTTTAGCTGCCCGTACGCGCAAGTCCGCTACCGGTTCGCCGCCGACTTCACGCTGGTTTTCCAGAGTGATGTCCGCGCCCATCAGACGCAGGATGTCGATCACGCCGGTACGGGTCGGGTTGATGCCGACGTGCTCGAGCACCAGCTCCGAACCTTCGGCGATCGACGCTGCCACCAGGAAGAACGCCGACGACGAGATATCGCCCGGCACTTCAATGTGGGTCGCAGTCAACTTGTGGCCGGACTCGACCGAAGCGGTCGCGCCGTTGACGGTCACCGGGTAGCCGAAGCCGCGCAGCATGCGCTCGGTATGATCGCGAGTCGGTGCCGGCTCGGTGACGGTGGTCTTGCCCTCGGCGTACAGCCCCGCCAGCAGCAGGCAGGATTTAACCTGGGCACTGGCCATCGGCATGGTGTAAGTCAGGCCCTTGAGCTTGTTGCCGCCACGAATGGTCATCGGTGGACGACCGTCAGCGGCGGTCTCGATCACGGCGCCCATTTCACGCAGCGGATTGGCCACGCGATTCATCGGACGCTTGGACAATGAAGCGTCGCCGGTCAGGGTGCTGTCGAAGTTCTGCGCAGCCAACAGGCCAGACAGCAGACGCATCGAAGTGCCGGAGTTACCCAGATAGATCGGCCCCGGTGCAGGCTTGAGGCCATGCAGGCCGACGCCGTGAATGGTCACACGACCGTGGTGCGGACCTTCGATGACGACGCCCATGTCGCGGAAAGCTTGCAGGGTCGCCAGGGCGTCTTCGCCCTCGAGGAAACCTTCCACTTCGGTGACGCCTTCGGCCAGGGAACCGAGCATGATCGAGCGGTGGGAAATCGATTTGTCGCCCGGTACACGAATCCGCCCAGTCAGGCGGCCACCAGGTTGTGCCAGGAAAATCAGATCGTTGGAATTCATAGCGTCCACATAGGCCCGGCGGGCCAGGATTTTACTGAAATGCTCGCGGGCAACCCGGGCGCGAGTGAACACGCCCAACAATTGGTGCCCATCCCCTGCATCGACCGCGTCGCGCAAGGCGTCGAGGTCGCTGCGAAATGTATCGAGTGTGCGCAGGACAGCTTCGCGGTTGGCGAGGAAGATGTCGTGCCACATGACCGGGTCGCTACCGGCGATTCTTGTGAAATCGCGGAAACCGCCCGCAGCGTAACGGAAGATCTCAAGATTTTCATTGCGTTTGGCCAACGAATCGACCAAACCGAACGCCAGCAAGTGCGGCAAATGGCTGGTCGCCGCCAACACTTCATCGTGACGCTCGACCTGCATGTGCTCGACGTCGGCGCCCAATTCGCGCCACAACCGGTCGACCACCGCCAGCGCGGCCGGATCGGTCTGATCCAGCGGCGTCAGGATCACTTTATGACGACGGAACAGATCGGCATTGGAGGCTTCCACCCCGCTCTGCTCGGAGCCGGCAATCGGATGCCCCGGCACGAAACGCGCCGGCATGCCGCCAAACGCTTCGGTGGCGGCGCGCACGACATTGCCCTTGGCGCTGCCGACGTCGGTCAGAATCGCTTGCCCCAGGTCCATGCCCGCCAACAGCGCGAGCAGCTTTTCCATGGCCAGGATCGGTACCGCCAGCTGAATCACGTCAGCCCCCTGGCAAGCTGCCGCCAGGTCGACTTCACAGCGATCCACCACCCCCAACTCGACCGCCAGCTTGCGCGATTGCGGGTCGAGATCGACCCCGACCACTTCGCGGCACAGACCGCTTTCACGCAGGCCTTTGGCAAACGAACCGCCGATCAACCCCAGACCGATCACCACCAGGCGACCGATCATAGGTTCAGCAGATTGCAGCGCAGTGACATCAACCACGAGCCATAACCTTGGTCAGCGCCTCGAGGAAGCGGCTGTTTTCCGCCGGCAAACCGATGGTGATGCGCAGGTGGTTCGGCATGCCGTAGTTGGCCACCGGACGCACGATCACACCTTCACGCAGCAACCCCTGGAACACCGGGGCGGCAACGCGACCCAGATCGACACAGATGAAGTTGCCTTTGGAGGGAATCCAGCTCAGCCCCAACTCACGGAAACCCGCCTCAAGCTGCTGCATGCCGGATTGGTTCAGGCGACGACTTTCAGCCAGGTACTCGACGTCTTGCAGCGCGGCACAAGCGGCGGCCAGCGCGAGGCTGTTGACGTTGAATGGCTGCCGTACACGATTCAGCACATCCGCAACCACAGCCGTGGACAAGCCATAACCGACCCGCAGCGACGCCAGACCATAGGCCTTGGAGAAGGTGCGCGAGACCAGCAGGTTCGGATAGGCCGCCAGATAATCCAGGCCATCCGGCAAGTCGCTGCCTTCGGCGTATTCGATGTAGGCCTCGTCCAGCACCACCAGCACATGAGCCGGTACGTCCTGCAGGAATTCATCCAGCGCTTCGGCATTGAACCAGGTCCCGGTCGGGTTGTTCGGGTTGGCGATGAACACCACGCGGGTATCGGCATCGATCGCGGCCAGCATGGCCGGCAGATCGTGCCCCCAGTCTTTGGCCGGGATCACTTTTGCCTGGGCACCAACGGCCTGGGTCACGATCGGATAGACCGCAAACGCATGCTCGCTGAACACCGCATTCAGGCCCGGCGCCAGATAGGCACGCGCCACCAGCTCCAGAATGTCGTTGGAACCGTTGCCCAGCGTTACCTGGCTCAGCTCGACGCGGCACTGATCGGCCAGCAGGGACTTGAGCGCAAAACCGTTGCCGTCCGGATAGCGG includes these proteins:
- the cmk gene encoding (d)CMP kinase, with the translated sequence MKIIAPVITIDGPSGSGKGTVAGILAKRLGWNLLDSGALYRLLAFAAYNHGVDLTNEELLKKLAAHLDVQFIAATDGQLQRIILEGDEVSDVIRTESVGSGASQVAALPAVREALLQRQRAFQELPGLVADGRDMGTVVFPDAPLKIFLTASAEERARRRYLQLKGKVDGVSLSSLLDEIRARDERDTQRAVAPLKPAADAIQLDSTELSIDQVLERIMSEIAIRDIAG
- the rpsA gene encoding 30S ribosomal protein S1; the protein is MSESFAELFEESLKTLNLQAGSIITGVIVDIDYQARWVTVHAGLKSEALIPLEQFYNDAGELNINVGDEVHVALDSVEDGFGETKLSREKAKRAECWIVLEAAFAAEEVVKGVINGKVKGGFTVDVNGIRAFLPGSLVDVRPVRDTTHLEGKELEFKVIKLDQKRNNVVVSRRSVLEAENSAEREALLESLQEGQQVKGIVKNLTDYGAFVDLGGVDGLLHITDMAWKRIKHPSEIVNVGDEIDVKVLKYDRERNRVSLGLKQLGEDPWVAIKARYPEGTRVTARVTNLTDYGCFAELEEGVEGLVHVSEMDWTNKNIHPSKVVQVGDEVEVMVLDIDEERRRISLGIKQCKSNPWEDFSGQFNKGDKISGTIKSITDFGIFIGLDGGIDGLVHLSDISWNEVGEEAVRRFKKGDELDTVILSVDPERERISLGIKQLESDPFSEYVQENDKGAIVKGIVKEVDAKGAIITLADDIEATLKASEISRDRVEDARNVLKEGQEVEAKIISVDRKSRVIQLSIKSKDDAEEKEAIQSLKTAPEGEASDTTMAALLRQAMAKQN
- a CDS encoding bifunctional prephenate dehydrogenase/3-phosphoshikimate 1-carboxyvinyltransferase, yielding MIGRLVVIGLGLIGGSFAKGLRESGLCREVVGVDLDPQSRKLAVELGVVDRCEVDLAAACQGADVIQLAVPILAMEKLLALLAGMDLGQAILTDVGSAKGNVVRAATEAFGGMPARFVPGHPIAGSEQSGVEASNADLFRRHKVILTPLDQTDPAALAVVDRLWRELGADVEHMQVERHDEVLAATSHLPHLLAFGLVDSLAKRNENLEIFRYAAGGFRDFTRIAGSDPVMWHDIFLANREAVLRTLDTFRSDLDALRDAVDAGDGHQLLGVFTRARVAREHFSKILARRAYVDAMNSNDLIFLAQPGGRLTGRIRVPGDKSISHRSIMLGSLAEGVTEVEGFLEGEDALATLQAFRDMGVVIEGPHHGRVTIHGVGLHGLKPAPGPIYLGNSGTSMRLLSGLLAAQNFDSTLTGDASLSKRPMNRVANPLREMGAVIETAADGRPPMTIRGGNKLKGLTYTMPMASAQVKSCLLLAGLYAEGKTTVTEPAPTRDHTERMLRGFGYPVTVNGATASVESGHKLTATHIEVPGDISSSAFFLVAASIAEGSELVLEHVGINPTRTGVIDILRLMGADITLENQREVGGEPVADLRVRAAKLKGIEIPEALVPLAIDEFPVLFVAAACAEGRTVLRGAEELRVKESDRIQVMADGLLALGVKCEPTPDGLIIDGGQIGGGEVHGHGDHRIAMAFSVASLCATAPIRIHDCANVATSFPNFLALCAQVGIRVAQEAQS
- the hisC gene encoding histidinol-phosphate transaminase, with amino-acid sequence MSGNFLALAQPGVQQLSPYVPGKPVDELARELNLDPASIVKLASNENPLGASPKALAAIREALAELTRYPDGNGFALKSLLADQCRVELSQVTLGNGSNDILELVARAYLAPGLNAVFSEHAFAVYPIVTQAVGAQAKVIPAKDWGHDLPAMLAAIDADTRVVFIANPNNPTGTWFNAEALDEFLQDVPAHVLVVLDEAYIEYAEGSDLPDGLDYLAAYPNLLVSRTFSKAYGLASLRVGYGLSTAVVADVLNRVRQPFNVNSLALAAACAALQDVEYLAESRRLNQSGMQQLEAGFRELGLSWIPSKGNFICVDLGRVAAPVFQGLLREGVIVRPVANYGMPNHLRITIGLPAENSRFLEALTKVMARG